A genomic stretch from Sphingobacterium sp. ML3W includes:
- a CDS encoding DUF4843 domain-containing protein: MKKNSYILLAFVFCLFFSCQKTELKTYNADANVYFDLTEQARDSIVYTFAYEMTRASDTLYIPVRLMGNRMGNQRHFQAYVEEDSSTARSNEHYEALSAEYPLEADQGTGYVPLIIHNTRDLEEKSVSLILKLKASPDFGIDDPRLIRTYIILSAQLEKPNWWDSWSPLGEYSRVRHQLFFIATEQRQLSTDGLDAPKNLYFANLLTIMLNDPFKWVADHPEKGYVLESKDNGQSYIFYHKDNPNRPILLKKNTGVGKFFFIDESGKELR; encoded by the coding sequence ATGAAAAAAAATAGTTATATACTGCTTGCATTTGTTTTTTGTCTGTTCTTCTCTTGTCAGAAAACAGAACTCAAGACCTATAACGCAGATGCCAATGTTTATTTCGATCTCACTGAGCAAGCACGAGATAGCATCGTATATACTTTTGCCTATGAAATGACTAGAGCATCGGATACACTCTACATCCCTGTTCGGTTAATGGGCAATCGAATGGGCAATCAACGCCATTTTCAGGCTTACGTGGAGGAAGATTCTTCCACGGCTCGCAGCAATGAACATTATGAAGCATTGTCGGCGGAATATCCTTTGGAGGCAGATCAAGGAACGGGCTACGTCCCATTAATTATTCACAATACGAGAGATTTAGAAGAAAAATCGGTGTCGCTTATTTTAAAATTGAAAGCGAGCCCAGATTTTGGTATTGATGATCCACGGCTAATACGAACGTATATTATTCTTTCGGCACAATTGGAAAAACCAAATTGGTGGGATAGTTGGTCGCCATTAGGTGAATATTCCCGAGTAAGGCACCAGCTATTTTTCATAGCGACGGAACAACGGCAACTATCCACCGATGGATTGGATGCTCCAAAGAATCTATATTTTGCCAACTTGTTGACCATTATGCTTAATGATCCTTTTAAATGGGTAGCGGATCATCCCGAAAAGGGCTATGTATTGGAAAGCAAAGATAATGGTCAGAGCTATATCTTCTACCATAAGGACAATCCCAATCGGCCAATTCTGTTGAAAAAAAATACTGGAGTGGGTAAATTTTTCTTTATTGATGAATCAGGAAAGGAGCTTAGATAA
- a CDS encoding VOC family protein, translated as MQKIIPNLWFDSNAQEAAEYYLSVFKDGKIINITYYPNSEAEGLADFQKDFAGKVLTVEFEILGMRLIGINAGPIFKFNEAISLMIPCRDQTEIDYYWEALTSGGGQESVCGWLKDKYGLSWQVSPENWEELNKRPGAFKKMMGMKKIIIADF; from the coding sequence ATGCAAAAGATAATTCCAAACCTATGGTTTGACAGCAACGCACAGGAAGCCGCAGAATATTATCTATCGGTTTTCAAAGATGGAAAAATAATCAATATTACTTATTACCCAAATTCAGAAGCCGAAGGACTGGCTGATTTCCAGAAGGATTTTGCCGGAAAAGTGCTTACCGTAGAGTTTGAGATTTTGGGAATGCGCCTTATCGGGATCAATGCAGGACCGATATTCAAATTTAACGAGGCTATTTCGTTGATGATCCCCTGTAGAGACCAGACTGAAATAGACTACTACTGGGAAGCACTTACATCAGGCGGAGGACAGGAGAGTGTCTGTGGATGGCTGAAAGACAAATACGGATTAAGCTGGCAGGTTTCGCCTGAAAATTGGGAGGAACTGAACAAAAGACCAGGCGCATTCAAAAAAATGATGGGAATGAAAAAGATCATTATTGCCGATTTCTAA
- a CDS encoding TlpA disulfide reductase family protein, with translation MKNFKIVALALAFSPMFSFAQQANFQIIGNAPKAFNGKKVYLDYTKDGFPASDSSAIIDGKFNFKGVVEEPSYSRMVFDKDGKGKLIAQNIGDRLYFYLGNENYTIAIKDSLRTASIKGSPLHDEYVAYLNEIGGGFMDVIDAGNKAFAAVNKDAPDANDQYKAIHEKFEARFEARRVKELAFASKNPNSIFAVDALIDAANKRKLSEIEPIFLKLSKEVRQLTNARQLEARFLAERSVKIGNKAPDFSQPDTQGKLVKVSDFKGQYVLVDFWASWCSPCRAENPNLLKAYNKYKSKGLEVLAVSLDDTKGKSAWLKAIKDDGLPWIHVADLKGWSNEAAVLYGVRAVPQNYLVDPKGNIVAINLKGEFLHQELTKIFGN, from the coding sequence ATGAAAAATTTTAAAATAGTAGCTTTAGCCCTGGCCTTTTCGCCAATGTTTTCATTTGCACAACAGGCAAACTTCCAAATCATAGGAAATGCACCGAAGGCATTCAATGGTAAAAAAGTGTATTTGGATTATACAAAAGATGGTTTTCCTGCGTCGGACTCGTCTGCGATCATAGATGGGAAATTTAATTTTAAGGGAGTTGTGGAGGAACCTTCGTATTCGCGAATGGTCTTTGACAAGGATGGAAAAGGCAAATTGATCGCGCAAAATATCGGTGATCGCCTTTATTTTTATTTGGGTAATGAAAATTATACTATTGCGATTAAGGATTCTTTAAGAACTGCCTCGATCAAGGGATCTCCTTTGCATGATGAGTATGTTGCCTATTTGAACGAGATTGGCGGAGGCTTTATGGATGTTATCGATGCAGGAAACAAAGCTTTTGCTGCGGTGAATAAAGATGCTCCGGATGCAAATGATCAATATAAGGCCATTCACGAGAAGTTTGAAGCTCGATTTGAGGCACGTAGGGTAAAGGAACTTGCTTTTGCTTCAAAAAATCCAAATTCAATCTTTGCGGTGGACGCTCTTATTGATGCAGCCAATAAGCGCAAGTTGAGTGAAATCGAACCTATATTTTTGAAGCTATCCAAGGAGGTACGGCAGTTGACAAATGCTAGACAGCTAGAAGCACGCTTTCTGGCCGAGAGAAGTGTTAAGATCGGTAATAAGGCACCTGATTTCTCACAGCCTGATACCCAAGGTAAATTGGTCAAGGTGTCGGATTTCAAAGGACAATATGTACTGGTTGACTTTTGGGCGAGCTGGTGCAGTCCTTGCCGCGCTGAAAATCCGAATTTACTAAAAGCATACAATAAATATAAAAGTAAAGGTCTGGAGGTTCTTGCGGTATCCTTGGACGATACGAAGGGAAAAAGCGCTTGGTTAAAAGCGATCAAAGACGATGGTTTACCTTGGATTCATGTCGCTGATTTAAAAGGTTGGAGCAATGAGGCTGCCGTATTATATGGGGTTCGTGCTGTTCCACAAAACTATTTGGTAGATCCTAAAGGAAATATCGTGGCGATTAATCTCAAAGGTGAATTTCTACATCAAGAATTAACCAAGATTTTTGGTAATTGA
- a CDS encoding mechanosensitive ion channel domain-containing protein, giving the protein MKRLYIFFLTIILCFCSTFSAIYAQENDSINKKELGLSTLLNDIRQQQINDSLERIKLQHEIASLKSLNSRKKENLKQQLNEFDEENNMRKQQLKIRVDSIKKNTKSYAVAPFNDTLFYVYNKLGASLAKDRAYNVVNRIRNLYEDDFVKVDSFKIENNEISADIVYKDLIITSITELDALLEGKSKDEIAAQYLKRIQEAINQERADNSISKMLMRTGLVLLILFTFSILVFLINKLRKYGTKRLLTERTERIKDVKIKNYVLITSVQKTRIFINIINIAYWGLIMLIAFIMLPLVFSIFPFTQSWASNLIGLFTKPLKKTAMAIWDYIPNLTTVFVILFVMRYVVRFVRYIFNEIDKGKLEVNGFHREFAMPTFNIIRFLLQAFTLVLLFPYLPGANSDIFKGISVFIGVLFSLGSSSAISNIIAGLVITYMRPFRIGDRITIADKTGIVIEKSPLVTRLRTIKNEEITIPNSSILSGNTVNYSTFSEEGICFQVELTVGYEEPWQRIHELLLKIPPRIARVNQFPEPFVLQKKLDDFYVLYELNVYISKSGEIDLAKSEIYQLILNDFLAEGIEMNGPHLFSKVDYVPQYQDKSTNTLNND; this is encoded by the coding sequence ATGAAAAGATTATACATTTTTTTCTTAACGATTATACTTTGTTTTTGTTCAACTTTCAGTGCGATATATGCACAAGAAAATGATTCGATCAATAAAAAAGAACTTGGTCTAAGTACTCTGCTAAATGATATCCGACAGCAGCAGATTAATGATTCGCTTGAGCGTATCAAGCTCCAGCATGAAATCGCCAGCCTCAAAAGCCTCAACAGCCGTAAGAAAGAAAATCTAAAACAGCAACTTAACGAGTTTGACGAAGAGAATAACATGCGTAAGCAACAGTTAAAAATCCGGGTCGATTCGATCAAAAAAAATACCAAGTCTTACGCCGTAGCACCATTTAATGACACGCTCTTTTATGTGTATAATAAGTTAGGGGCGTCTCTGGCCAAGGATCGTGCCTACAATGTGGTCAATAGAATTCGTAACCTCTATGAAGATGACTTTGTAAAAGTTGATTCTTTCAAAATCGAAAACAATGAAATCAGTGCAGACATTGTTTACAAAGACCTGATCATCACCTCTATAACAGAACTGGATGCACTACTTGAAGGAAAAAGTAAAGATGAGATTGCAGCACAATATCTCAAGCGTATCCAAGAGGCTATCAATCAGGAACGAGCAGATAATAGCATTAGCAAAATGCTGATGCGAACTGGACTTGTCCTCTTGATTCTCTTTACATTTTCGATTTTGGTGTTTTTGATCAACAAATTGAGAAAATATGGAACTAAACGACTTTTAACTGAACGTACAGAACGGATCAAAGACGTGAAAATCAAAAATTATGTATTGATAACTTCTGTTCAGAAGACTCGTATATTCATTAACATCATCAATATTGCATACTGGGGACTAATCATGCTGATTGCTTTTATTATGCTTCCTCTCGTTTTCAGTATCTTCCCTTTTACGCAGAGTTGGGCCTCAAATCTTATTGGTCTTTTTACAAAACCTTTGAAAAAGACAGCTATGGCCATTTGGGATTATATTCCAAATCTGACCACAGTTTTCGTTATCCTATTCGTAATGCGTTATGTGGTACGGTTTGTAAGATATATTTTTAACGAGATTGACAAAGGTAAACTGGAGGTAAATGGCTTTCATCGTGAATTTGCTATGCCGACATTCAACATTATCCGCTTTCTACTTCAAGCCTTCACATTGGTACTTTTATTTCCCTATCTTCCTGGAGCGAATTCAGACATCTTTAAAGGAATATCTGTTTTTATTGGGGTATTATTCTCACTAGGATCTTCTTCTGCCATTTCAAATATTATCGCTGGTCTGGTTATTACCTATATGCGTCCTTTCCGTATCGGCGACCGCATTACAATTGCCGATAAGACCGGTATCGTCATTGAAAAGTCTCCATTGGTAACCCGGTTACGCACGATTAAAAATGAGGAAATCACGATTCCAAATTCCTCCATCCTATCAGGCAATACCGTCAATTATTCGACCTTTTCAGAAGAAGGAATATGTTTTCAGGTTGAACTCACAGTGGGGTATGAAGAACCTTGGCAACGTATACACGAATTACTACTTAAAATTCCACCACGTATTGCACGTGTAAATCAATTTCCCGAGCCATTTGTATTGCAAAAAAAACTCGATGACTTTTATGTTCTTTATGAACTGAATGTTTACATTTCCAAATCAGGCGAAATTGACCTAGCCAAGTCTGAAATCTATCAGCTTATTCTCAATGACTTCCTAGCTGAAGGTATCGAAATGAATGGTCCGCACCTCTTTTCAAAAGTAGATTATGTACCGCAATATCAAGATAAAAGTACGAACACATTGAACAACGATTGA
- a CDS encoding response regulator transcription factor, producing the protein MYTETIKIGLIDDSSIIRFLTRAKLSQHTNPKFEIVLEASSPVGMESFKAKFEDPDVFLVDVNMPFMNGIDSIPHLKKLYPNSQIIMYTDDLDGDKISSALKLGAADYISKNINDRILIERVEQIVFNNMKQLKIDNPAKTNHYAFEIEFA; encoded by the coding sequence ATGTACACTGAAACAATTAAAATAGGTCTTATCGATGATTCTTCAATCATTAGATTTCTTACACGGGCGAAGCTATCCCAACACACGAATCCAAAATTTGAAATAGTGTTAGAAGCATCTTCTCCAGTTGGCATGGAATCATTCAAAGCTAAATTTGAAGATCCGGATGTTTTTTTAGTGGATGTTAATATGCCTTTTATGAATGGTATCGATAGTATCCCACATCTAAAGAAATTGTATCCCAACAGTCAGATTATTATGTATACGGATGATCTAGACGGAGACAAGATTAGCAGCGCGCTGAAATTAGGCGCAGCAGATTATATTTCAAAGAATATAAATGATAGGATATTGATCGAAAGAGTAGAACAGATTGTATTCAACAATATGAAGCAACTCAAAATAGATAATCCCGCCAAGACAAATCATTATGCGTTTGAGATTGAATTTGCATAA
- a CDS encoding cysteine hydrolase family protein — MKALLIIDMQQGSFKPYTLRYDTFGVIDRINELSQQFRKSGDPVIFIQHDGTKENSFLPGTEDWSLLPELIRGPEDIFVSKTTNNSFYKTDLQTILKSRGVKELIVTGCATDFCVDATIKSALTRDYFITVVSDGHTTADRTMIPAKQVIAYFNWLWSEMTATQGMIKVESCDAILAT; from the coding sequence ATGAAGGCCTTATTAATTATAGATATGCAACAGGGCAGTTTTAAGCCCTATACGCTGCGGTATGATACCTTTGGTGTCATTGATCGGATCAACGAACTATCTCAACAGTTTAGAAAGAGCGGTGACCCAGTTATTTTTATACAACATGATGGCACAAAGGAGAACAGCTTCCTTCCTGGTACAGAAGATTGGTCTTTATTGCCTGAATTGATCAGAGGTCCTGAAGATATATTTGTTTCTAAGACAACGAATAATTCATTTTATAAAACTGATCTTCAGACGATATTGAAGAGTAGGGGAGTGAAGGAACTGATCGTGACCGGATGTGCGACAGATTTCTGTGTGGATGCCACGATAAAATCAGCGCTAACAAGAGATTATTTTATCACCGTAGTTTCTGATGGACATACGACGGCGGACAGAACAATGATCCCCGCTAAGCAGGTGATAGCCTATTTCAATTGGTTATGGTCAGAAATGACAGCGACGCAAGGGATGATCAAAGTTGAATCCTGTGATGCTATTTTAGCGACTTAA
- a CDS encoding PKD-like family lipoprotein, protein MKKLIMSIVVLTVLGACYKDKGNYVIDMPESPVLQNLDTLYEAMTGDSLIVQPKITGIATEDLECDWRIDVPEALVPEANHYKGNALRIVFGLEAKRYTARLTVTNKANGMKYFYPFKIQGVTEFSRGSLVLSQDQGAGKLSFIKPDNSVQANIYEAINGQPLPVDPLQLHYVKNQFTGNTPLGYWIISKQAGVRLNVNTLKKESLKPGTLFDNFFLAPPTINVGSLQAHPQGILLGIINDKFYGGATTTWDQSATYGMFGTYADGEYDLASKFVLSAANNNFTVIAFEKNKKQFVRINLYGSPMYFGTQYSAINSDVFNPTNVGMDLLQLVQINNADTYAYVRNATGQIYELMFNANFAGPFNFTSGHKRLFVRPEWITAETKMLASRSGYIYVAAQNQVFRYNPLSEQVQVLKTDIKGDVTMLKLEDDENTLIVGSAGTLYYLDIQVGKTGELIKKIDGIPGNPVDMTWRK, encoded by the coding sequence ATGAAAAAATTGATCATGAGCATTGTCGTGTTGACGGTGTTAGGTGCCTGTTATAAGGACAAAGGAAATTATGTTATCGATATGCCTGAGTCGCCAGTATTACAAAATCTGGATACACTCTACGAAGCAATGACTGGCGATAGTCTAATTGTACAGCCCAAAATTACGGGAATAGCTACCGAAGATTTGGAATGTGACTGGCGTATTGATGTGCCGGAGGCCCTTGTACCAGAAGCGAACCATTATAAAGGGAATGCGCTACGGATAGTTTTTGGTTTAGAAGCAAAACGTTATACAGCTCGACTTACCGTAACAAACAAAGCTAATGGAATGAAATATTTTTACCCGTTTAAAATTCAGGGGGTTACGGAGTTTTCTCGGGGTTCTTTAGTATTGTCGCAAGATCAGGGTGCTGGTAAGCTATCTTTCATTAAACCTGACAACAGTGTGCAAGCTAATATTTATGAGGCCATTAATGGCCAACCTCTACCGGTAGATCCCTTGCAGTTGCACTATGTAAAGAATCAATTTACGGGCAATACGCCCTTAGGTTATTGGATTATTTCAAAACAAGCAGGAGTTAGATTGAATGTCAATACGTTAAAAAAGGAGAGTCTAAAACCAGGGACCTTATTTGATAATTTCTTTTTAGCTCCGCCCACCATTAACGTAGGGAGTCTTCAAGCCCATCCACAAGGTATTCTATTGGGCATAATCAATGACAAATTCTATGGTGGGGCTACAACAACATGGGATCAGTCGGCCACCTATGGTATGTTTGGTACGTATGCAGATGGCGAATATGATCTGGCGTCGAAATTTGTACTTTCGGCCGCCAATAATAATTTTACTGTAATTGCCTTTGAGAAAAATAAAAAGCAATTTGTTCGCATTAATCTCTATGGTTCACCGATGTATTTTGGAACGCAGTATAGTGCTATTAATTCAGATGTTTTTAATCCTACTAATGTCGGTATGGACTTGTTACAACTGGTTCAGATCAATAATGCGGATACTTATGCTTATGTGAGAAATGCCACTGGTCAGATCTACGAGTTGATGTTCAATGCGAACTTTGCTGGTCCGTTTAACTTCACATCGGGGCATAAACGGCTTTTTGTACGACCAGAGTGGATTACCGCTGAAACGAAAATGCTGGCAAGTCGTAGCGGTTATATTTACGTGGCAGCGCAAAATCAAGTTTTTCGCTATAATCCTTTGAGTGAACAAGTGCAGGTATTAAAAACAGATATCAAGGGTGATGTCACTATGCTCAAATTGGAGGATGATGAGAATACCTTGATTGTGGGATCAGCTGGAACACTCTATTATCTAGATATCCAAGTAGGGAAAACTGGCGAGCTTATCAAAAAAATCGATGGTATACCAGGAAACCCTGTAGATATGACCTGGCGTAAATAA
- a CDS encoding GDP-L-fucose synthase, producing the protein MEKDAKIYVAGHRGMAGSAIHRKLIELGYNNIVTRTSQELDLRNQQAVADFFDEEKPDYVFLAAAKVGGIMANNTYRADFIYENMAIQGNVIKSAYDNEVKKLMFLGSSCIYPKMAPQPLNEDLLLTGTLESTNEPYAIAKIAGIKMVEAFRDQYGCNFISVMPTNLYGINDNYHPQNSHVLPALIRRFHEAKVNNLDEVVIWGTGTPLREFLFSDDLADACVFLMNNYNEKQFVNIGVGEDLSIKDLAELIKEVIGYEGNISFDSSKPDGTPRKLMDVSKLHALGWKHKINLREGIKLAYTDFLKKE; encoded by the coding sequence GTGGAAAAAGACGCTAAAATTTACGTAGCAGGCCATCGAGGAATGGCAGGATCGGCAATACATCGCAAATTAATAGAACTTGGATACAATAACATCGTGACCCGTACGTCGCAGGAACTAGATTTGCGCAATCAACAGGCAGTTGCCGATTTTTTCGACGAAGAAAAACCTGACTATGTATTCTTGGCTGCGGCTAAAGTCGGTGGAATCATGGCGAACAATACCTATCGCGCAGATTTTATCTACGAAAATATGGCGATACAGGGTAATGTGATTAAATCCGCCTACGATAATGAGGTCAAAAAGCTGATGTTCTTAGGTTCAAGTTGCATTTATCCCAAGATGGCGCCACAACCTTTAAACGAAGACTTATTGTTGACCGGTACATTGGAATCTACGAATGAGCCTTATGCCATCGCCAAAATTGCCGGTATTAAAATGGTAGAAGCTTTCCGCGACCAATACGGTTGTAATTTCATATCAGTCATGCCGACCAATCTGTATGGCATCAACGATAATTATCATCCTCAAAACTCCCACGTCTTACCAGCCTTGATCAGAAGATTCCATGAGGCAAAAGTCAATAACTTGGATGAAGTTGTTATCTGGGGTACCGGGACCCCCTTAAGGGAATTTCTTTTCTCGGATGACTTGGCTGATGCCTGCGTATTTTTGATGAATAATTATAACGAAAAACAATTTGTCAATATTGGCGTCGGTGAAGATCTCAGTATAAAGGATCTTGCAGAACTCATTAAAGAAGTTATAGGATATGAAGGAAATATCTCTTTCGATAGCAGTAAACCGGATGGAACACCACGCAAATTGATGGACGTATCCAAATTACACGCCTTAGGCTGGAAACATAAAATCAATCTTCGCGAAGGAATTAAATTAGCCTACACTGATTTCCTGAAAAAAGAATAA
- a CDS encoding RagB/SusD family nutrient uptake outer membrane protein, producing MKKKNIFIILLCSICLFSCQKWLDIQPQSEVEKDRLFTTEDGFKEALLGIYTRCANGDLYGKELTIGTPEVLVQNYTIPNNDPLRYQKTARFLYDDGDFKDRKDNIWKGLYHGIVNANLLLAEIDGKRNLFVGDNYALIKGEALALRAFLHFDALRLFAPAPIVNAQADAIPYVTKYSNKTTPLSKVSAVLDSVIADLTIAKDLLKVDPIRAASYVIGYPTERDTLANSELSSSSLFLQNRRHRLNYYAVCGTLARVYLYMGDKPKALANALEVIASKKFPWTNSTDFQSVKEDKKDRILYKELLFGWYIPGMNREYNQEWFGSGRMNLDKEEGRTIYDVGGNGGGDLRYTQWFSTISVGTTAVNSLVKYNRNTFSDDFEANLHYLMAPAIRFSELYYIAAECNYESNPTLAAEYLNQVRIQRGIGEPADVSTAIKFRTELLKEYRKEMYAEGQLFYAYKRLNAPITGEKGTVIPANQKIFVWPLPSDEITYGER from the coding sequence ATGAAAAAGAAAAATATATTTATCATTTTACTTTGCAGTATCTGTCTGTTTTCCTGCCAGAAGTGGCTGGATATACAGCCCCAGAGTGAGGTCGAAAAGGACCGGCTCTTTACTACGGAGGATGGTTTTAAGGAAGCACTATTGGGAATCTATACCCGCTGTGCTAACGGCGATCTGTACGGTAAAGAATTGACAATTGGCACACCTGAAGTCCTGGTGCAGAATTATACCATTCCAAACAATGATCCTCTTCGTTATCAGAAGACCGCACGATTTTTATACGATGACGGCGACTTTAAAGATCGCAAAGACAATATTTGGAAAGGTTTATATCATGGGATAGTGAATGCTAATCTCTTATTAGCCGAAATCGATGGAAAAAGAAATCTGTTTGTTGGAGACAACTATGCTTTGATCAAGGGTGAGGCGCTGGCTTTGCGTGCGTTTCTTCATTTCGACGCCTTACGTTTGTTTGCTCCAGCACCTATCGTGAATGCGCAGGCAGATGCAATCCCCTATGTCACAAAATATTCAAATAAAACGACGCCCTTGAGCAAAGTGTCCGCAGTGCTGGATTCTGTCATTGCAGATCTGACGATCGCGAAAGATTTATTAAAGGTAGATCCAATACGCGCGGCTTCTTATGTAATAGGGTATCCAACAGAAAGGGACACGTTGGCGAACTCGGAATTGAGCAGTAGCAGTCTCTTTTTGCAAAATAGGAGACATCGGCTGAATTATTATGCGGTATGTGGTACTCTAGCCCGGGTCTATCTCTATATGGGAGATAAACCGAAAGCTTTAGCAAATGCACTGGAAGTAATTGCATCCAAAAAGTTTCCCTGGACAAATAGTACTGATTTTCAATCTGTAAAGGAGGATAAGAAGGACCGGATTTTATATAAAGAGCTATTATTTGGCTGGTACATTCCAGGTATGAATAGAGAGTATAACCAAGAGTGGTTTGGCTCAGGCCGAATGAATCTCGACAAAGAGGAAGGACGGACAATATATGATGTTGGTGGAAATGGCGGAGGCGATCTACGTTACACACAATGGTTTTCCACAATCAGTGTGGGTACTACAGCTGTAAATTCATTGGTAAAATATAATAGAAATACATTCAGTGACGATTTTGAGGCAAACCTACATTATCTCATGGCGCCGGCGATACGGTTCAGTGAACTCTATTATATTGCTGCGGAATGCAACTATGAAAGCAATCCGACTTTAGCGGCAGAATATCTGAATCAGGTGCGTATACAGCGGGGTATAGGAGAACCTGCTGATGTATCAACGGCAATAAAATTCCGCACGGAACTACTAAAGGAATACCGCAAGGAGATGTATGCCGAAGGGCAGCTCTTCTACGCTTACAAGCGTTTAAACGCTCCTATTACTGGAGAAAAAGGCACTGTTATTCCAGCAAATCAAAAAATCTTTGTGTGGCCATTGCCGAGTGATGAAATAACTTATGGAGAACGCTAA